One genomic window of Halobellus limi includes the following:
- a CDS encoding DEAD/DEAH box helicase — MDELVDRIEDRPYYAGQIRDHRRVEGRAADHADVETESRLASALGERGIDRLYRHQADAIEAVRDGDNVVLATPTASGKSLAYTVPAFERAMDHGGRTLYLGPQNALVSDQRETLSDLAHGLGFGSRVSVEGYTGRLSQSEKRDVRDRRPTVLLSNPDMLHYALLPHAHRLWEWFFGSLETVVVDEVHGYRGVFGSHVALTLRRLNRVCERFGSDPQYVCCSATIGNPVEHAARVTGRGEETFRLIDEDASATGTKHWLLWNPPEYDGGSGGSDADGGDSTGGSTSGSGRRRSSHVETKNLFVDLVSRGFQTLAFTRARQTAERYATESASDLRERGEHDAAASVTAYQAALNHDRRREIEAGLHDGSVRGVWSTNALELGVDVGELDAVLIDGYPGTRMSAFQQAGRAGRGDDEALVALVGGEDQLDQYLLRHPEEFWDGEPERAVCDPENDELLPDHVASAARENWLKTGDARHFGESFPDVVAALSEAGRLERRETDEGIRWLYDGDGSPQHEMSLRTIERREVDLLDARSNEVIASLSFADALRDAHVGAIYHHQGTTYEVVELDLDRDTATLQPTWADYYTRVLHDKTITVEADLKSKSLSARPDTEVRFAEVTMRKQITGFERRDPRRGEAIGRETLDLPETTLRTTALYVTVPADVEREMREAGGEYGFNGGIHAAEHGMISLFPLSFLCDRGDIGGLSTPYHPHTDQSTVFVYDGYPGGVGLTESGYDEIETLLRRTREMIDDCECADGCPACVQSPHCGNANDPLAKAEAVLLLDSLAE, encoded by the coding sequence ATCGACGAACTCGTCGACCGGATCGAGGACCGGCCGTACTACGCGGGACAGATCCGCGATCACCGGCGCGTCGAGGGTCGCGCGGCCGACCACGCCGACGTGGAGACGGAGTCGCGACTCGCGAGCGCGCTCGGAGAACGCGGGATCGACCGACTCTACCGGCACCAGGCCGACGCGATCGAGGCCGTCCGCGACGGCGACAACGTCGTGCTCGCGACGCCGACCGCGAGCGGCAAGAGCCTCGCGTACACGGTTCCGGCGTTCGAGCGCGCGATGGATCATGGCGGCCGGACGCTGTATCTGGGCCCGCAGAACGCCCTCGTTTCGGACCAGCGGGAGACGCTCTCGGACCTCGCCCACGGCCTCGGGTTCGGGAGTCGGGTCTCCGTCGAGGGGTACACCGGCCGGCTCTCCCAATCGGAGAAGCGCGACGTCCGCGACCGCCGTCCCACCGTACTGCTCTCGAATCCGGATATGCTGCACTACGCGTTGCTGCCGCACGCCCACCGCCTCTGGGAGTGGTTTTTCGGGTCGCTCGAAACGGTCGTCGTCGACGAGGTACACGGCTACCGGGGCGTCTTCGGCAGTCACGTCGCGCTGACGCTCCGTCGACTGAACCGGGTCTGCGAGCGGTTCGGGAGCGACCCGCAGTACGTCTGCTGCTCGGCGACGATCGGCAACCCCGTCGAGCACGCGGCCCGCGTGACCGGCCGAGGAGAAGAAACGTTCCGGCTGATCGACGAGGACGCGAGCGCGACGGGCACGAAACACTGGCTGCTGTGGAACCCGCCGGAGTACGACGGCGGGTCGGGGGGATCCGACGCCGACGGCGGCGACAGCACCGGCGGAAGCACCTCCGGCAGCGGTCGCCGCCGATCCAGCCACGTCGAGACGAAGAACCTCTTCGTCGACCTGGTGTCTCGGGGGTTCCAGACGCTCGCGTTCACGCGGGCCCGGCAGACGGCCGAGCGGTACGCCACCGAGAGCGCCTCCGACCTCAGAGAGCGCGGCGAGCACGACGCGGCGGCGTCGGTGACGGCGTACCAGGCCGCCCTGAACCACGATCGGCGCCGGGAGATCGAGGCGGGGCTGCACGACGGCTCGGTCCGCGGCGTCTGGTCGACGAACGCCCTGGAACTCGGCGTCGACGTGGGCGAACTCGACGCCGTGCTGATCGACGGCTACCCCGGCACGCGGATGTCGGCGTTCCAGCAGGCCGGCCGGGCGGGCCGCGGCGACGACGAGGCGCTCGTGGCGCTCGTCGGCGGCGAGGACCAGCTGGATCAGTACCTGCTTCGACACCCCGAGGAGTTCTGGGACGGGGAGCCCGAGCGGGCGGTCTGCGACCCCGAGAACGACGAACTCCTTCCGGATCACGTCGCCTCGGCTGCGCGGGAAAACTGGCTGAAAACAGGAGATGCGCGTCACTTCGGCGAGTCGTTCCCGGACGTCGTCGCCGCGCTGTCGGAGGCGGGCCGGCTGGAACGCCGCGAGACCGACGAGGGGATCCGCTGGCTGTACGACGGCGACGGCAGCCCGCAGCACGAGATGAGCCTGCGGACGATCGAGCGCCGCGAGGTCGACCTGCTCGACGCGCGCTCGAACGAGGTGATCGCGTCGCTGTCGTTCGCCGACGCCCTGCGCGACGCCCACGTGGGCGCGATCTACCACCACCAGGGGACCACCTACGAGGTGGTCGAACTCGACCTCGACCGCGACACGGCGACGCTCCAGCCGACCTGGGCGGACTACTACACGCGCGTCCTCCACGACAAGACGATCACCGTCGAGGCGGACCTGAAGTCGAAGTCGCTGTCGGCTCGACCCGACACGGAGGTTCGCTTCGCCGAGGTGACGATGCGCAAGCAGATCACGGGGTTCGAGCGCCGAGACCCGCGTCGCGGCGAGGCGATCGGGCGGGAGACGCTCGATCTGCCGGAGACGACGCTGCGGACGACCGCGCTATACGTCACGGTGCCCGCGGACGTCGAACGGGAGATGCGCGAGGCGGGCGGCGAGTACGGGTTCAACGGCGGGATCCACGCGGCCGAACACGGGATGATCTCGCTGTTCCCGCTGTCGTTCCTCTGCGATCGGGGGGACATCGGCGGCCTGTCGACGCCGTATCACCCCCACACCGATCAGTCGACCGTCTTCGTCTACGACGGCTACCCCGGCGGGGTGGGGTTGACAGAGAGCGGCTACGACGAGATCGAGACGCTGCTCCGCCGGACCCGAGAGATGATCGACGACTGCGAGTGCGCCGACGGCTGTCCGGCCTGCGTCCAGTCGCCGCACTGCGGCAACGCCAACGACCCGCTCGCGAAGGCGGAGGCGGTGCTGTTGCTCGATTCGCTCGCGGAGTGA
- a CDS encoding HPP family protein, protein MSDTDARGDLAVGIRAGGLLSVAAAVAWLSGAPAVFPSLGPTAYVLSTDRPGPSERVVVGGHAVGVVAGLLAYLAVSSVVPVPASPLSFDPPWLAISGVASVALTTAGMRLTHLVHPPACATTLIVGLGLLEPAPALVVVLPAVASVLLVDRILSETLRR, encoded by the coding sequence GTGTCCGACACAGACGCGCGGGGCGACCTCGCGGTCGGGATCCGGGCCGGCGGGCTCCTCTCAGTCGCGGCCGCAGTCGCCTGGCTCTCCGGCGCGCCGGCCGTCTTTCCGAGCCTCGGTCCCACCGCGTACGTGCTCTCGACGGACCGCCCCGGCCCGTCCGAACGCGTCGTCGTCGGGGGGCACGCGGTCGGCGTCGTCGCCGGTCTCCTCGCGTACCTGGCCGTCTCCAGCGTCGTTCCCGTCCCGGCGTCGCCGCTGTCTTTCGACCCGCCGTGGCTGGCGATCAGCGGGGTCGCCTCGGTGGCGCTGACGACGGCCGGGATGCGTCTCACCCACCTCGTCCACCCTCCGGCCTGCGCGACGACGCTCATCGTGGGGCTCGGGCTTCTCGAACCGGCTCCGGCGCTCGTCGTCGTGCTGCCGGCGGTCGCGTCGGTGCTTTTGGTCGATCGGATTCTCTCGGAAACCCTCCGCCGCTGA
- a CDS encoding alpha-1 4-glucan-protein synthase, which yields MKQDVCVVVPTIRDYDCMRAYFENAREHGFDLDRLFVLLVTEDFCDVEEMETMLEEEGVDGAVYDGSRREAWFEERGLSSFSHLIPAASHAQTSFGLLYMWAHPRFERGVFIDDDTLPHEEWDFFGRHMANLDRTDEVESVRSEERWVNVLYQNAEEHGLYPRGYPYSAMDEDVQTDRRELTDVVASQGLWTNVPDLDAVRILMDGDLQGQAQTRTEKADFEGDFVAETGQYLTVCSMNLAFEREVIPAFYQLPMDDNEWEVGRFDDIWSGVFLKRAADVLEKDVVNGYPLCEHNKAPRPTFDDLNNEVPGLELNEHVWEVVDGVADDADSWEGAAREMARAFAGGDFSEWNNGSFLNHCGEYWLDWLDCLDELAGAEGARAESAVAADD from the coding sequence ATGAAGCAGGACGTGTGTGTCGTGGTGCCGACGATCCGCGACTACGACTGTATGCGGGCGTACTTCGAGAACGCCCGCGAGCACGGGTTCGACCTCGACCGACTGTTCGTCCTCCTCGTCACGGAGGACTTCTGCGACGTCGAGGAGATGGAAACGATGCTGGAGGAAGAAGGCGTCGACGGCGCGGTCTACGACGGGTCGCGCCGGGAGGCGTGGTTCGAAGAGCGGGGCCTCTCCTCGTTCTCGCACCTGATCCCGGCCGCCTCGCACGCCCAGACCAGTTTCGGACTGCTGTATATGTGGGCGCACCCGCGGTTCGAGCGCGGCGTCTTCATCGACGACGACACGCTGCCGCACGAGGAGTGGGACTTCTTCGGTCGCCATATGGCCAACCTCGACCGGACCGACGAGGTCGAGTCCGTCCGCTCGGAGGAGCGCTGGGTGAACGTCCTCTACCAGAACGCCGAGGAGCACGGTCTGTACCCCCGCGGATACCCCTACTCCGCGATGGACGAGGACGTCCAGACCGATCGCCGGGAACTCACGGACGTCGTCGCCTCGCAGGGCCTGTGGACGAACGTTCCGGACCTCGACGCGGTCCGCATCCTGATGGACGGCGACCTGCAGGGACAGGCGCAGACCCGGACGGAGAAGGCGGACTTCGAGGGCGACTTCGTCGCCGAGACCGGCCAGTACCTCACGGTCTGCTCGATGAACCTCGCCTTCGAGCGGGAGGTCATCCCCGCGTTCTACCAGCTGCCGATGGACGACAACGAGTGGGAGGTCGGCCGCTTCGACGACATCTGGTCGGGCGTGTTCCTCAAGCGCGCCGCCGACGTCTTGGAGAAGGACGTCGTCAACGGCTACCCCCTCTGTGAGCACAACAAGGCCCCGCGGCCGACGTTCGACGACCTGAACAACGAGGTCCCAGGCCTCGAACTCAACGAGCACGTCTGGGAGGTCGTCGACGGCGTCGCCGACGACGCGGACTCCTGGGAGGGGGCCGCCCGCGAGATGGCCCGGGCCTTCGCCGGGGGCGACTTCTCGGAGTGGAACAACGGGTCGTTCCTGAACCACTGCGGCGAGTACTGGCTCGACTGGCTCGACTGCCTGGACGAACTGGCCGGCGCGGAGGGGGCCCGGGCGGAGTCCGCCGTCGCGGCCGACGACTGA
- a CDS encoding extracellular solute-binding protein: MKEHNETSRTETPRTRRRFLQAAAAAGIVGVAGCNTPGGDGTDTETEADSGGDGTGGSAPEQIGSGRSPFGDRELSGVSMSEMPDLEGELTLYSGRGQALVGELVGFIEDRYPDLTIRPLYNTAAELVSQIQTEGQNSPVDVFYSVNAGALGALAQRDRTQELPQEVLEFVPQNFRAPDGHWIGTSGRARSIPYNTDTFSESDIPDSIIAFPETSAFDGELGWAPTYSSFQAFITAMRILEGDEATREWLAGMQELGVSQYGDEFQVARAVADGEISAGLTNHYYIQRVLARRGLGAPLRTTFTQNDAGAVFNVAGACVLDTAEDSTLAANFVRHLLSAEAQDYFARTTFEYPLVPEVEPIGRLPTIDELNPPEDIDLSQLADLEGTIDLLRETGVL, from the coding sequence ATGAAGGAACACAACGAGACCTCGCGAACCGAAACCCCGCGAACGCGTCGTCGCTTCCTCCAGGCCGCGGCCGCGGCCGGAATCGTCGGCGTCGCAGGGTGCAACACGCCGGGCGGAGACGGAACCGACACGGAGACGGAGGCCGACAGCGGTGGAGACGGAACGGGCGGCAGTGCGCCGGAGCAAATCGGCTCCGGGCGGTCGCCCTTCGGCGATCGGGAACTCTCCGGCGTCTCGATGTCGGAGATGCCCGACCTCGAGGGCGAACTGACGCTGTACTCCGGGCGCGGCCAGGCGCTCGTCGGCGAACTCGTCGGGTTCATCGAGGACCGCTATCCCGACCTCACCATCCGGCCGCTCTACAACACGGCTGCCGAACTGGTGAGCCAGATCCAGACCGAGGGACAGAACAGCCCCGTGGACGTCTTCTACTCGGTCAACGCGGGCGCCCTCGGCGCGCTGGCGCAACGGGACCGAACGCAGGAGCTCCCCCAGGAAGTGCTGGAGTTCGTCCCCCAGAACTTCCGCGCCCCCGACGGCCACTGGATCGGGACCTCCGGCCGCGCCCGCTCGATCCCGTACAACACGGACACGTTCTCCGAGTCCGACATCCCGGACAGCATCATAGCGTTCCCCGAGACGTCGGCGTTCGACGGCGAACTCGGTTGGGCGCCGACGTACTCCTCGTTCCAGGCGTTCATCACGGCGATGCGGATCCTCGAGGGCGACGAGGCCACCCGCGAGTGGTTGGCCGGGATGCAGGAGCTGGGCGTGAGCCAGTACGGCGACGAGTTCCAGGTCGCCCGAGCCGTCGCGGACGGCGAGATCTCCGCCGGCCTGACGAACCACTACTACATCCAGCGCGTGCTGGCTCGCCGCGGTCTCGGCGCGCCGCTCAGAACCACGTTCACGCAGAACGACGCCGGCGCGGTGTTCAACGTCGCGGGGGCCTGCGTCCTCGACACCGCCGAGGACTCGACGCTCGCCGCGAACTTCGTCCGGCACCTCCTCTCGGCGGAGGCGCAGGACTACTTCGCTCGGACCACCTTCGAGTACCCGCTCGTCCCGGAGGTCGAACCGATCGGCCGACTGCCGACGATCGACGAGTTGAACCCGCCCGAGGATATAGACCTCTCACAACTCGCGGATCTCGAGGGGACGATCGATCTCCTGCGTGAGACCGGCGTCCTCTAG
- a CDS encoding ABC transporter permease, producing MATEHRTTADDDAGEADEQTRLPLGVSVAAAAVAAAVLLPVLWLIKTSLDVGFAEATALLTRPTTLEVLLNSAVLVVLTTTACVVIGVPLAYLTVRTDLPFRRFWTVVVSLPLVIPSYVGAFAFVSAFGPQGGFQRLLAPIGIERIPEIYGLEGTVLILTLYTYPYVYITARASLKSMDTTLIDAARTLEHDRWETFRRVTVPQIRPAVAAGALLSGLYVLADFGTPSIMRYDVFTRVIFVEFGTFGRDTATLLSLQLVAVTVFILWLESRVRGEERTTAGGRSRAVVSLGGWRYPAMGFAAAIAGLALVVPLVILLSWLGTASATVNQSLAFQWSYAANSVVIATAAAAVAVVAGLPVAYLSARYDGLLPTAFERISYVGYAVPGVVLGLALVFFGSQYATPIYQTLYLLVFAYVIRFLPQSVGSLRASFLSVDPALPEAARTLGQTSAGAFRYVTLPLVAPGLFGGAALVFLTTMKELPATLLLRPSGFTTLVTHIWTAYESGYFGQAAVPALVLLFVSGLSMLVILRQEGYDVK from the coding sequence ATGGCCACGGAGCACCGGACGACGGCGGACGACGACGCGGGAGAGGCCGACGAGCAGACGCGACTCCCGCTCGGCGTCTCCGTCGCCGCCGCCGCCGTCGCGGCCGCGGTGTTGCTCCCGGTGCTGTGGCTGATCAAGACGAGCCTCGACGTCGGTTTCGCGGAGGCAACCGCGCTCCTCACGCGCCCGACGACGCTCGAAGTCCTCCTCAACAGCGCCGTCCTCGTCGTGCTGACGACGACCGCCTGCGTGGTCATCGGCGTGCCGCTGGCGTACCTGACGGTCCGGACCGACCTGCCCTTCCGACGCTTCTGGACGGTCGTCGTCTCGCTGCCGCTCGTGATCCCGAGTTACGTCGGCGCGTTCGCGTTCGTCTCGGCGTTCGGCCCGCAGGGGGGCTTCCAGCGCCTGCTCGCGCCGATCGGGATCGAGCGGATCCCCGAGATCTACGGCCTCGAAGGGACCGTGCTGATCCTCACGCTCTACACCTACCCGTACGTCTACATCACCGCTCGCGCGTCGCTGAAGTCGATGGACACGACGCTGATCGACGCCGCGCGGACGCTCGAACACGACCGCTGGGAGACGTTCAGGCGGGTCACGGTCCCCCAGATCCGCCCGGCGGTCGCCGCCGGGGCGCTGCTCTCTGGGCTCTACGTCCTCGCGGACTTCGGGACGCCGTCGATTATGCGCTACGACGTGTTCACGCGCGTCATCTTCGTCGAGTTCGGGACGTTCGGGCGCGACACCGCCACGCTGCTCTCCCTGCAACTGGTCGCCGTGACGGTCTTCATCCTCTGGCTCGAGTCCCGCGTCCGCGGCGAGGAGCGGACCACCGCCGGCGGGCGCTCGCGCGCGGTCGTCTCGCTCGGCGGGTGGCGCTACCCCGCGATGGGCTTCGCGGCCGCGATCGCGGGTCTGGCGCTCGTCGTCCCGCTCGTGATCCTGCTGTCGTGGCTCGGAACCGCCTCGGCGACGGTGAACCAGTCGCTGGCGTTCCAGTGGTCCTACGCGGCCAACTCCGTCGTCATCGCGACCGCCGCCGCCGCCGTCGCCGTCGTCGCCGGCCTCCCGGTCGCGTACCTCTCCGCGCGGTACGACGGCCTCCTCCCGACGGCGTTCGAGCGGATCAGCTACGTCGGCTACGCCGTCCCGGGGGTCGTTCTCGGCCTCGCCTTGGTCTTCTTCGGGAGCCAGTACGCGACGCCGATCTACCAGACCCTGTATCTCCTGGTGTTCGCGTACGTGATCCGGTTTCTGCCCCAGTCTGTCGGGTCGCTCCGGGCGTCGTTCCTCTCGGTCGACCCCGCGCTTCCGGAGGCGGCGCGGACGCTCGGGCAGACCTCCGCGGGCGCGTTCCGGTACGTCACGCTCCCGCTGGTCGCGCCCGGGCTCTTCGGCGGCGCGGCGCTCGTGTTCCTGACGACGATGAAGGAGCTGCCGGCGACGCTGCTTCTGCGACCGTCGGGTTTTACCACGCTCGTCACGCATATCTGGACAGCCTATGAATCGGGGTACTTCGGACAGGCGGCGGTGCCGGCGCTGGTCTTGCTTTTCGTCTCGGGGCTCTCGATGCTCGTGATTCTCAGACAGGAGGGATACGATGTCAAATAG
- a CDS encoding ABC transporter ATP-binding protein yields MSNSTHAAVESDSEQRTETGAGEGPADAESPAGPSAAGTDGDVVLELDGLSKSYGTETVVEGLSLTVNEGEILTLLGPSGCGKTTTLRLVAGLERPDGGAVRLNGRSVSGSTFVPPEERGVGVVFQEFALFPHLTARENVAFGLKDRPDEEVRERVDELLELVDLADQGESYPDQLSGGQQQRVALARSLAPEPEILLLDEPFSNLDVDLRVEMREEVRQIIKETGVTAVSVTHDQEEALSISDRVAVMNDGQIEQIGDPEGVFQHPESRFVAAFLGYASFVPGYVSGDVVETDLGTVPRDQIHGLASEYDHTRIDLLVRPDDVSVRHLDCEGVESSCGEVVARRYLGPTFLYEVELDTGESIQCMHNHDENVPKEGPVDLELDADHELAWFPREQRPEDDSRYGE; encoded by the coding sequence ATGTCAAATAGCACGCACGCTGCAGTAGAGTCGGACTCGGAGCAACGCACGGAGACAGGGGCTGGCGAGGGACCGGCGGACGCCGAATCGCCCGCCGGCCCCTCGGCAGCGGGTACCGACGGCGACGTCGTCCTCGAACTCGACGGACTCAGTAAGTCCTACGGGACCGAGACGGTCGTCGAGGGGCTCTCGCTGACTGTCAACGAGGGCGAGATCCTGACGCTTCTGGGCCCGTCCGGCTGCGGTAAGACGACGACGCTTCGGCTGGTCGCCGGGCTGGAGAGGCCCGACGGGGGCGCGGTGCGGCTGAACGGTCGCTCGGTGTCGGGGTCGACGTTCGTCCCGCCGGAGGAGCGCGGCGTCGGCGTCGTCTTCCAGGAGTTCGCGCTCTTTCCGCACCTCACGGCGCGGGAGAACGTCGCCTTCGGACTGAAGGACCGGCCCGACGAGGAGGTCCGAGAGCGCGTTGACGAACTGCTCGAACTCGTCGACCTGGCCGACCAGGGCGAGAGCTACCCGGATCAGCTCTCCGGCGGGCAGCAGCAGCGGGTCGCCCTCGCGCGCTCGCTCGCTCCCGAACCGGAGATCCTGCTCCTCGACGAGCCGTTCTCGAACCTCGACGTCGACCTCCGCGTCGAGATGCGCGAGGAGGTCCGTCAGATCATCAAAGAGACCGGCGTCACGGCCGTCTCGGTCACCCACGACCAGGAGGAGGCGCTCTCCATCTCGGATCGGGTCGCGGTGATGAACGACGGACAGATCGAACAGATCGGCGACCCCGAGGGCGTCTTCCAACACCCCGAGTCGCGCTTCGTCGCCGCCTTCCTGGGTTACGCGAGCTTCGTCCCGGGGTACGTCTCCGGCGACGTCGTCGAGACCGACCTCGGAACCGTCCCGCGCGACCAGATCCACGGCCTCGCGAGCGAGTACGACCACACCCGGATCGACCTGCTCGTCCGCCCCGACGACGTGAGCGTCCGTCACCTCGACTGCGAGGGCGTGGAGTCGAGCTGCGGCGAGGTCGTCGCCCGCCGGTACCTGGGCCCGACGTTCCTCTACGAGGTGGAACTGGACACCGGAGAGTCGATCCAGTGCATGCACAACCACGACGAGAACGTCCCGAAGGAGGGGCCGGTCGACCTCGAACTCGACGCCGACCACGAGCTCGCGTGGTTCCCGCGCGAGCAGCGCCCCGAAGACGACTCCCGATACGGCGAGTGA
- a CDS encoding DUF7846 domain-containing protein, with translation MERVAVAARAVVAAGRDRPERVVAAVLALAVGGLVYYLAIDLFPYHSVNDDEGVYLYQAAMLLEGKLFLRPGDIPWEAVRPWFFVVDEVGGEVRMYSKYSPVAPAVFAIGRLLGDWNIALGLVAAATAGGVYLLGSAAFDRRVGLLAVPILAGSPLFLLTSATFFSYAPATMLNVAFAAAYVRAARTGSRRWGAAAGTAVGVAFFCRPYTAVLFALPFIGHTLASLDVAWRRSGWSPGFRGVLGRSLAIALPGAAFVGVTLAYNAVVTGDPFLFPYAAFAPNDGIGFGTREILNYEREYTPALAADVTERIVEYFFTEWVAAGLLGTALAAVGVLAALWRERGRSGPGAIARFDPAAGMGSGEVAAVLFAVLPSVFLGEAYFWGTHNGLRNGLIDLLGPFYHFDALVPVAVFGAAGVAFLVRGAGSLLRSVTTRRRARIALLVGLVVSAPVVASAEAAVVEGPFAANERRTDSLEATYEPFEDRSFDDALVFTPDPYGDWQAHPFQYLRSGGGYDGDVVYATDGSPERDLAVLAATNRTAYRFTYRGDWTGAYFPVNSELRRLRVLEGESVRATTTVGVPAAASSTSVRVETPEGYARYSVPDAARTNDTVRVEWTIGPDAARAENLVYEGGSRFRDVPLADGGAEVDLVVTFVGVGGSSVTYRQEVTIDGDADGGVRAVWPPETRVCRLTTECGYEGTWVGPDGDYVDGVSVAMDARVAS, from the coding sequence CTGGAGCGAGTCGCCGTCGCCGCCCGTGCCGTCGTCGCCGCCGGACGCGACCGACCCGAGCGGGTCGTCGCCGCCGTCCTCGCGCTCGCGGTCGGCGGCCTCGTCTACTACCTCGCGATCGACCTCTTTCCGTACCACTCGGTCAACGACGACGAGGGCGTCTACCTCTATCAGGCCGCGATGCTCCTGGAGGGGAAGCTGTTCCTCCGCCCCGGCGACATCCCGTGGGAGGCGGTGCGCCCGTGGTTCTTCGTCGTCGACGAGGTCGGCGGCGAGGTCCGGATGTACAGCAAGTACTCGCCGGTCGCGCCGGCGGTCTTCGCGATCGGACGGCTCCTCGGCGACTGGAACATCGCGCTGGGGCTCGTCGCGGCGGCGACCGCGGGCGGGGTCTACCTCCTCGGATCGGCCGCCTTCGACCGCCGCGTGGGACTCCTCGCGGTGCCGATCCTCGCCGGGTCGCCGCTGTTCCTGCTCACCTCCGCGACGTTCTTCTCCTACGCGCCGGCGACGATGCTGAACGTCGCGTTCGCGGCCGCGTACGTCCGCGCGGCGCGGACCGGGAGCCGTCGGTGGGGCGCTGCGGCGGGGACGGCCGTCGGCGTGGCGTTCTTCTGTCGGCCCTACACGGCGGTGCTGTTCGCGCTCCCGTTCATCGGCCACACGCTCGCCTCTCTCGACGTGGCCTGGCGGCGGTCCGGGTGGTCGCCGGGGTTCCGGGGGGTACTCGGGCGGTCGCTCGCGATCGCGCTTCCGGGCGCGGCGTTCGTCGGCGTGACGCTCGCGTACAACGCGGTCGTGACCGGCGATCCGTTCCTCTTTCCCTACGCCGCGTTCGCGCCGAACGACGGCATCGGGTTCGGCACGCGGGAGATCCTCAACTACGAGCGGGAGTACACGCCCGCACTGGCGGCCGACGTGACAGAGCGGATCGTCGAGTACTTCTTCACCGAGTGGGTCGCCGCGGGGCTCCTCGGGACCGCGCTCGCCGCCGTCGGCGTCCTCGCGGCGCTGTGGCGCGAACGGGGGCGGAGCGGACCCGGTGCGATCGCTCGCTTCGATCCCGCGGCGGGGATGGGAAGCGGCGAGGTCGCCGCGGTCCTCTTCGCGGTCCTCCCGTCCGTCTTCCTCGGCGAGGCGTACTTCTGGGGGACCCACAACGGGCTCCGGAACGGCCTCATCGACCTCCTCGGGCCGTTCTATCACTTCGATGCGCTCGTCCCGGTCGCGGTGTTCGGCGCGGCAGGCGTCGCGTTCCTCGTCCGCGGTGCGGGGTCGCTGCTTCGGTCGGTGACCACCCGCCGCCGCGCCCGGATCGCGCTCCTCGTCGGCCTCGTCGTCTCCGCGCCGGTCGTCGCCTCCGCCGAGGCGGCCGTCGTCGAGGGGCCGTTCGCGGCGAACGAACGGCGGACCGACAGTCTGGAAGCGACCTACGAGCCGTTCGAGGACCGCTCCTTCGACGACGCGCTCGTGTTCACGCCCGACCCCTACGGCGACTGGCAGGCGCACCCGTTCCAGTACCTCCGCTCCGGCGGCGGCTACGACGGCGACGTCGTCTACGCGACCGACGGGAGTCCCGAGCGCGACCTGGCCGTCCTGGCCGCGACGAACCGGACGGCGTACCGGTTCACCTACCGGGGGGACTGGACCGGCGCGTACTTCCCCGTGAACTCGGAGCTCCGGCGGCTCCGCGTCCTCGAGGGCGAGTCGGTCCGGGCGACCACGACGGTCGGCGTGCCCGCGGCGGCGTCGAGTACGAGCGTCCGCGTCGAGACGCCGGAGGGGTACGCCCGCTACAGCGTCCCCGACGCCGCGCGGACGAACGACACGGTCCGCGTCGAGTGGACCATCGGCCCCGACGCCGCGCGGGCGGAGAACCTGGTGTACGAGGGCGGGTCGCGCTTCCGCGACGTTCCGCTCGCAGACGGCGGCGCGGAGGTCGACCTCGTCGTGACGTTCGTCGGCGTCGGCGGGTCGAGCGTCACCTACAGACAGGAGGTCACCATCGACGGCGACGCCGACGGAGGGGTCCGGGCCGTCTGGCCCCCGGAGACCCGCGTCTGCCGGCTGACGACCGAGTGCGGGTACGAGGGGACCTGGGTCGGCCCCGACGGTGACTACGTCGACGGCGTCTCCGTCGCGATGGACGCGCGCGTCGCGTCGTGA